One part of the Phoenix dactylifera cultivar Barhee BC4 chromosome 4, palm_55x_up_171113_PBpolish2nd_filt_p, whole genome shotgun sequence genome encodes these proteins:
- the LOC103714343 gene encoding uncharacterized protein LOC103714343 produces MGEEPNQMFRWFPSGDEDDVELRQSSSSSDSDEDSPPSKFREEEAASPDSPRPLAETTFLPPKFDSERPLDGLSPLVAQLPVKRGLSKYYQGKSQSYSSLSDVRCLADLPKKETPYERRTKSCKSYEGGLDGSPKSNHIPGTSRKTVSKKASGGSCASSIARSSSKPPPLPVQKNLCLH; encoded by the exons ATGGGCGAAGAGCCGAACCAAATGTTTCGTTGGTTTCCATCTGGTGACGAAGATGACGTCGAGCTACGCCAATCTTCCTCCTCCAGCGACTCCGACGAGGACTCTCCTCCATCGAAATTCAGAGAGGAGGAAGCAGCTTCTCCGGACTCTCCCCGTCCTTTGGCCGAGACGACCTTCTTGCCGCCAAAGTTCGATTCCGAGAGGCCTCTCGACGGATTATCCCCCCTCGTGGCGCAACTTCCTGTCAA GAGAGGGTTATCCAAGTACTATCAAGGGAAGTCCCAGTCCTACTCATCCCTGTCCGATGTGAGATGCCTCGCGGATCTGCCAAAGAAAGAAACACCCTACGAAAGGAGAACGAAGTCATGCAAGAGCTATGAAGGAGGGCTGGATGGAAGCCCCAAATCTAATCATATTCCGGGAACTTCCCGCAAGACCGTATCAAAGAAGGCATCCGGAGGTTCCTGTGCTTCTTCAATTGCAAGAAGCAGCAGCAAACCACCACCTCTTCCTGTACAGAAGAATTTATGTCTTCACTAA